From Phaenicophaeus curvirostris isolate KB17595 chromosome 2, BPBGC_Pcur_1.0, whole genome shotgun sequence:
ACTCACTCCGTGCCACTTGCTCATGACCTCCGCTATTAGCCAACTTGGCATTGCCACACCTTTTGAAGGGTAGCTTTCTGGATGGGATGGCTTTAGTATCCCAGGTGCCTGGGCTGGAGTCCTCCTGGCACAGCGGTGAGCAGAATGAACTGCGCTCTATGCTGCTCTCCATTGCTTCTGCCAGAGGAGAGCTCCTTGCTGCTGACTTGGCAGGATAACAACTATTTGCAGCTGATGGCTCTGTGTCAGGCCAAGTGGATGGCTGTTCTCCATTCACACAGCGCATGGTCTCCTGCTGTTTGGCACATTCACCCTCTGGCatctctctctgcagcttcccttCAGCTTTGTTACTTTCCAGAGAACTCGCCTGATTTTCCAGCTGGCTAGTGCTGCTGTTAATTTTCACTCCACCAGCGCTAGGGGTTATAATGAGTCTCTGGTGCATTGTGGCTGGCTGGCTCTTTGTTGAAACCCATTCACTGGCATCAGCTCgattgttccctttgcatcttGTCAGCTGCAGTAATTTACTGATGTAACCCCCTGGCTTGCCCTCAGTGGTTGGCCTAGTCCTAATCAAGCTGGGACCTGACACACTGGGCGTGGGTTTGCTGGGGGGAGCCTGGAGCTCTGCTTCTGGGGATGTCCCCacaagggagaaaaggggactTTGTAAAGCCACTGCATGAAGGGGGCTCGGGTAAGGATATACATCAACGCCGTTCTTGGAGACCAAGTCGTTCTGGAATTTGGGGTCCACACTGAACAAGCGCATGTCTCCAGTTTGGCACAGAGGCAACATGAATTTGGGATCTGTCTCTTTCTGAAATCTAGTGTCTCCTGGAATGAGTCTTTCCAAGTCACCTACACAGTGGATGAAAATAAACAACCTAATTAAATCAGAGACAATTACATTCAAACTGGCTTTTAAAGTTAAAAGTGCTATTTCAGAGGGATGCTAGCTTTTACTAAAATCAGTAGCATGAATAAGAAAACAGTTTCAGTGCTCCAAGATCACAGAATTACTTCAAGACATTTATTCACCTGAGCAGGATGGATATTAGAATGCCTTTTAAtgtcaataaaaaaaaccaggcCTTTACAGGAAATTTAAACTGTGCTACTTTAATGAAAGTAAATCTgtgcatatataaaaatgttctCAAATGTCACAGACTAACAGGAAGCCAACCAACTAACCAAGACaaggtattatttttatttcttagtaGAAATAAAAAGTGAATCCAACAACCAGGAAGCTTGAAGATGAATGTCATGTAAAATTATGCAATACAACAGATACAGTTTTTGAACACTTTCCTCCCAGCATAGGATAAAGCCTTCCTTTGCATAATTCAGAAATTACTAACATTTCCAGCATGAAGAGTCAGTGGTACCTTCTTTTAAAGTGGTTAAACTTGAATTCCAGCTTTTCCTTCAATGCTTTTATATCATGTATCTTGGAAAAATCTATAGCACTCAACCAGCTGCTTTAAGAGGACTTAAAAAGACACTTAAATTTGGCCTTGTCTGTAGTGTCCTACCTAAGGCACTTGCAGACCTGCTACAGCATATGTTAGGTTGATGATTTCTCAAACAATGTATCTTCATAATGAAAATTCTTGTGTAAACAAATCAGGAAGGTGCTAAAACAATGCTGTGCCTGCGGTGTCTCAGCAAACTTTCTGCTTGCcactgaaagaaaaggcaatCAGATTTGCAGTTACCTATGGGGACGAGCTAAGGTGATGAAAatagaaagaagagaaatttcttcccctctccaaatGATCCTTTTCTGAAGTTATATCTTGTCTCATTTCCTGCAATGTGGACAACTTTATGAGAATTGTTTCTTCAAGATCACACCCACTTTTACCTCAGTACTTGTATTTCTCACACCAAGCTAAGTAAGAGGTTGTAgccaggaagaagggaaagagccagagaaagagaaagtaaTAAAGTAGAGCTGAAGGAGGTCTGTAGCCTCACTTCCACACCCCTACTTAACATCAGCTATCCTTTTTCTGCTAGTCTATCTCCATAtccaaaaaataattaagtccCTGGGATCATAGCAAAATTGCAAGGCAGGAAGGTTTCTGACAGAACAAGAAGTCTGTAAACTGAAATAATGGAAGCCATGACCACTAGTATCAGCTCCATCCACCCCAACCTCTGAGGAGCCTTGAGAAGACTCTGCTTTTATGCTATAATTTATCATCATTGCTTCAGGTGTGTCTGCACAGATAGGTACTGAACAGCTGGGTCTTTGCTTCTGCTCAAAGCAAGCCAGATGTGAGCGAGCTCAGGTCAAGGAACTGTGGGAATGACCCCAGAGTGACAGAGTACTTGAAATCGTGTCCTCTAtggcttctctgtttctatAATGGAACTGTCACACATCTGGCTGGGTCATCATATGAACCACACCAACATGAGGTTGCTCTGAGGCCATGGAAGGACCCAAAATAGAAGTGATAACGTGTCACTATTGATAAACAGATAGGTAAATAAGAGATACGGAATATTAATGGACTGGTCCATTTTGTCCAAATGCATGATACAAACTCATGATTGATCCACTATTAGGGTCATAACTGGTTCCTAGACAGTCAATTAACCTTTGGTGCCTGTTATTCCTAACTGTACATAATAAATGTTGAAAAAGAGTATTGTTTGAATCCACATTAATTAGAATAAATAGGGCATGGTATATATAAGTATCATCATACTAATTTTACAACAgattgaaaaaaacaagcacTAAGTTTGGAAGTGTCTCTGTCCTTAGGCTCCTGTAAAATCTTTCTCAATAAAATGTGTCACCTCTAATTTTGAATTCACCTTAAGTTTTTATacaaggtatttaaaatactgtaatttttcTGATTTCACAAGGAAGtacattgaaagaaaaatatctcaacATTGATTACAATTTTGTCTCACACacctaaatattttttacatttctaaatGCATAAGTCCCTGTATTTGTTATTGTTTGGAAGTATCCTAGTATGACATAAGTGAAAGTTGGATAGTTAATGGTCTGGCTCTGTGGTTTcgattaattttcattttgtgtatTGAAAATGAGTGCTACACATTGATTACACATTAGTATACTAGGtcttaaaaagtaataataaagaTTCTGCTCTTCTCTTGAGTGAGTATCCAGTTCTGCAGTTGATTACCTGTGGAAACTGGCCTCGGTCGGGACCTGACAGGAGTCCCAGAATCGTCTGTGCTAGCTGTAATCCGACATCCATCATTGACATAGGTTCCCTGCTGTTGGAAGCTGGTGGTATGCACAGTAGTTTCATCTGCAGACTTGGGTCGGTAATCAAACACACTAAGCCTTGCTTTAGGGTGTTGAGAGCTGGGCAAGAGACTGGtgtgggaggaggagatggactCACTGTACACAGAGGTACAAGAATTGGAGAGCGAGCAAGAGCCACCATCACTCAGATCATAGAAGCctgcagaattaaaataaataggaaGATATGTCTTATTTACAGTAACTAAACACTCTGTATAGTacaaaaatgcagagaataaaataattcttcatttGCTATGTGCCACAGGCCTAAATTTACAATCATTTATTGGGTTAACTTCAGTAGAGGTTATACTCTAATTCAACCACCTTTTATTTGGCTTATGTATATTTACTTAGGCAGTAAGCCAGCTTGGCACGCACATGCATGCTTAGTTCTGAGGGCGGGATGGCATGAGGTGCAGCATCATCACGCCCAGTTCTCTTCATTGGAGAACATCTTTGGGGACTATTAGGCAACTACTGTAAAATATGACCATCTTATGCTGTTGTAACTTGTGCTAGGAGCACACAAGCACATCTTGGATGGGAAAGTAGAGTAAAGTAGCCTGTGATCAGAGCTGCCAAGTCTATGATAGCTGGAATGCCTAAGGGCAGAGAATGGAGGCTATATTCCTTCTCCAGGTCTTGCGATCATTGCTAATTAAGTATGGAAGTATTAAAAAACACTGTGTATAAATTCAATACAGGAATTTTTATTGCTCCTCTCTATATAAAGCAAACTGGAAAGGAAACTGTTTCCTTTTGAACTGTGTTTATGTGCCTAAACACACAGCTCCTGAACTTAAAACATTAAACAGAAACTTGCATTTTTTATACC
This genomic window contains:
- the DACT2 gene encoding dapper homolog 2 isoform X1; this translates as MCINRLKRSGSRLRRQDVGLKSHLDQLDQRISELKLDVSKTSSEYLDSDSRPSSGFYDLSDGGSCSLSNSCTSVYSESISSSHTSLLPSSQHPKARLSVFDYRPKSADETTVHTTSFQQQGTYVNDGCRITASTDDSGTPVRSRPRPVSTGDLERLIPGDTRFQKETDPKFMLPLCQTGDMRLFSVDPKFQNDLVSKNGVDVYPYPSPLHAVALQSPLFSLVGTSPEAELQAPPSKPTPSVSGPSLIRTRPTTEGKPGGYISKLLQLTRCKGNNRADASEWVSTKSQPATMHQRLIITPSAGGVKINSSTSQLENQASSLESNKAEGKLQREMPEGECAKQQETMRCVNGEQPSTWPDTEPSAANSCYPAKSAARSSPLAEAMESSIERSSFCSPLCQEDSSPGTWDTKAIPSRKLPFKRCGNAKLANSGGHEQVARSEFVHAQFVPAESQHVRVKFASSKTKAVKIKRRNSEKVVRPGKQAFCMEKARGAHGAARLPAEWNQPQRQHSVKNLVRRPSYSGDMTGRSCSESSLFPVQVGLPTVPSRPELYRASANALYSLEATCVDTANKKKQRKWQSTVEISTKAHMASLSNSFGLGAPRQPARKAGVLRTVSIRARSKSQRHGTYAKSESDHSEYSAECASLFHSTIAETSEGEVSDFTTNRFGDSESSESDSDGSSNSSSLALDYDEGDESELIWPEGLVRQSGSVQVSSKPLPPVPKICRIKASKALKKKIRRFQPASLKVMTMV